In the Paraflavitalea devenefica genome, one interval contains:
- a CDS encoding efflux RND transporter permease subunit: MNKFISNVVTFSLKNRFFIFFMTLLIITGGIWSYVKTPLEAFPDVTNTQIIIVTQWPGRSAEEVERFVTVPVEVAMNSVQKKSTLRSISMFGLSVTKIIFDDDVEDFFARQQVNNLLRNVNLPEGVEPDVQPPYGPTGEIFRYTVQGKGKSSTDLLTIQNWVIDRQLRSVPGVADLVAFGGAEKTYEIKADPTMLARYDITPLEVYNAVSKSNINVGGDVIEKNGQAYVVRGIGLLDKIKDIENIIVDNINGTPILVKNLATVVESHVPRVGQAGLDDNDDAVEGIVVMRKGENPREVLKRVKEKIEDLNEHILPSDVKMVTFYDRDKLMDFCTDTIIHNLVEGILLVTLIVFIFMFDWRTTIIVSIIIPLSLLFAFICLHIKGMSANLLSMGAIDFGIIIDGAVVMVEGLFVLLAHKAHQVGMEKFNKMAKLSMIRKTGSSLAKAIFFAKVIIITSLIPIFAFEKVEGKMFSPLAWTLSFALLGALLFTLTLVPVLASILLNKNVRERNNPVVNFFNRIVNKGFNFTMAHKKLSLMIAFAIMGGVLFSFKFLGSEFLPTLNEGALWVEAKLPMSSSLSNTTHFVHEFREILNSFDEVNGVLSQTGRSNDGTDPSGFYYVQCQVNLKPKKEWKRKISTDQLVDEMDAKLRQYPGVVYNYSQPIIDNVAEAVAGINASLAVKIFGNDLDKLDNLADSVYTILGTVQGVKDLGIMRNIGQPELSIVLDEQKMGIYGVTTADANAVIEMAIGGKSVSTFYQQERKFDIRIRYPEEFRDNEYKIGKLMVPTIHGSRIPLREIADIKTVTGPAFIYRDKNTRFIAIKFSIRDRDMGSTIAEAQAKVNKQIRLGKGFHVEWSGEFENQVRAQKKLSQVVPVVLVAIFILLFITFGNAVDAGLVLINVPFAMIGGILALHITGTIFSISAGIGFIALFGICIQNGVILISVFKQNLHQKIPLVQSIREGVNSRIRPVVMTALMAAIGLLPAAVSTGIGSETQKPLAIVVIGGLISSTILTLLIFPLIVEIIYRRSHERKQKRKVSLT; encoded by the coding sequence ATGAATAAATTTATTTCGAATGTTGTGACCTTTTCGCTGAAGAACAGGTTCTTTATTTTTTTCATGACGCTGCTGATCATTACCGGCGGCATCTGGAGTTATGTAAAAACACCCCTGGAAGCTTTTCCGGATGTTACGAATACACAGATCATTATTGTTACGCAATGGCCGGGGCGGAGTGCGGAAGAGGTGGAGCGGTTTGTAACGGTGCCGGTTGAGGTGGCCATGAACTCCGTACAGAAGAAATCTACTTTGCGCTCGATCTCTATGTTTGGCCTGTCGGTGACCAAGATCATTTTTGACGATGATGTGGAAGATTTTTTTGCGCGGCAACAGGTGAATAACCTGCTGCGCAATGTGAACCTGCCCGAGGGGGTGGAACCGGATGTACAACCTCCCTATGGCCCTACGGGCGAGATCTTCCGCTATACGGTACAGGGAAAAGGCAAAAGTTCTACCGACCTGTTGACGATACAGAACTGGGTGATTGACCGGCAGCTTCGCAGTGTGCCCGGCGTGGCCGACCTGGTAGCTTTTGGCGGGGCAGAGAAGACGTATGAGATCAAAGCAGACCCTACGATGCTGGCCCGGTATGATATTACCCCGCTGGAGGTGTATAATGCCGTGAGCAAAAGCAATATTAATGTAGGCGGGGATGTGATCGAGAAGAACGGGCAGGCGTATGTGGTGCGTGGCATTGGCCTGCTGGACAAGATCAAGGATATCGAGAATATTATTGTGGATAATATTAATGGCACGCCCATCCTGGTAAAGAACCTGGCCACAGTGGTGGAAAGCCATGTACCCCGTGTAGGCCAGGCGGGACTGGATGATAATGACGATGCCGTGGAAGGGATTGTGGTGATGCGCAAGGGCGAGAACCCGCGCGAGGTATTGAAGCGGGTGAAGGAAAAGATCGAAGACCTGAATGAGCATATACTTCCGTCGGACGTTAAGATGGTAACTTTTTATGACCGGGATAAGCTGATGGATTTTTGTACGGATACGATTATCCATAACCTGGTGGAGGGTATTTTGCTGGTGACGCTGATCGTGTTCATTTTTATGTTTGACTGGCGTACCACGATCATTGTTTCGATCATTATTCCTTTGTCATTGTTGTTCGCGTTTATTTGCTTACACATTAAAGGCATGAGCGCCAACCTGCTTTCGATGGGCGCTATTGACTTCGGTATTATTATAGACGGAGCGGTGGTGATGGTGGAAGGCCTGTTTGTGCTGCTGGCGCATAAGGCGCATCAGGTGGGCATGGAGAAGTTTAATAAGATGGCGAAGCTGAGCATGATCCGCAAAACGGGTTCTTCGCTGGCCAAGGCCATTTTCTTTGCCAAGGTGATTATTATTACCAGCCTGATCCCCATTTTTGCCTTTGAGAAGGTGGAAGGTAAGATGTTCTCACCGCTGGCGTGGACACTGAGCTTTGCCCTGCTGGGCGCTTTATTGTTTACCCTTACCTTGGTGCCGGTACTGGCCAGCATCCTGCTGAATAAAAATGTGCGGGAAAGGAATAACCCCGTGGTGAATTTCTTCAACCGCATTGTGAATAAGGGTTTCAATTTCACGATGGCCCATAAGAAGCTGAGCCTGATGATCGCTTTCGCTATTATGGGCGGGGTGCTTTTCTCCTTTAAGTTCCTGGGCAGTGAGTTCCTGCCTACGCTGAATGAGGGCGCTTTGTGGGTGGAAGCCAAGTTACCGATGAGCAGCTCCCTCAGCAATACCACGCATTTTGTACATGAATTCCGCGAGATACTGAACAGTTTCGATGAAGTGAATGGCGTTTTGTCGCAAACGGGGCGCAGCAATGATGGCACCGACCCATCGGGCTTTTATTACGTGCAGTGCCAGGTGAACCTGAAACCCAAGAAGGAATGGAAGCGCAAGATATCCACGGACCAACTGGTGGATGAGATGGACGCCAAGCTGCGCCAATATCCCGGTGTGGTGTATAATTATTCCCAACCCATTATTGATAATGTGGCCGAAGCAGTAGCCGGTATTAATGCCTCCCTGGCGGTAAAGATATTCGGCAATGACCTGGATAAGCTGGATAACCTGGCCGACAGCGTGTATACAATCCTTGGCACGGTGCAAGGTGTGAAGGACCTTGGCATTATGCGCAATATTGGTCAGCCGGAGCTGAGCATTGTACTGGACGAACAGAAGATGGGTATTTATGGCGTTACCACGGCCGATGCCAATGCCGTGATCGAGATGGCCATTGGCGGTAAGTCGGTGTCTACTTTCTACCAGCAGGAAAGGAAGTTTGATATCCGCATCCGCTACCCGGAAGAGTTCAGGGACAATGAGTATAAGATCGGTAAGCTGATGGTGCCTACGATACACGGCTCCCGGATACCGTTGCGGGAGATCGCTGATATTAAGACGGTGACAGGGCCGGCTTTTATTTACCGGGATAAGAATACCCGTTTTATTGCTATTAAGTTCTCGATCCGCGACCGGGATATGGGCAGTACGATCGCAGAAGCGCAGGCCAAGGTGAATAAGCAGATCAGGCTGGGCAAAGGTTTTCATGTGGAGTGGAGCGGCGAGTTTGAGAACCAGGTACGGGCGCAGAAGAAGTTATCACAGGTAGTGCCGGTGGTGCTGGTGGCTATTTTCATATTGCTGTTTATTACGTTTGGCAATGCAGTGGATGCCGGCCTGGTATTGATCAATGTGCCCTTTGCGATGATCGGCGGTATCCTGGCCCTGCATATCACGGGTACTATTTTCAGTATTTCGGCCGGTATTGGTTTTATTGCCCTGTTTGGTATTTGTATACAGAACGGCGTGATCCTGATCTCGGTGTTTAAGCAGAACCTGCACCAGAAGATCCCGCTGGTGCAATCTATCCGGGAGGGTGTTAATTCGAGGATCAGGCCGGTGGTGATGACGGCTTTGATGGCCGCTATTGGTTTGCTGCCGGCGGCTGTATCCACCGGTATCGGATCGGAGACGCAGAAGC
- a CDS encoding efflux RND transporter periplasmic adaptor subunit translates to MKSMFIYLLGAILLLQGASCRESEATPAANNTFCLTDTLAKKIQLATVISDTVKNEIALSGKISANEDKWIKVFPVVGGIVESLKVQLGDYVTKGQVLAVIRSSEIADYQGQLSYAESNVKMAEKTLASNKDMFTAGLATEKDVVAAETELEKAKADLKRVRETNAIYGARGNALQTITAPVSGFVVEKNVTDQMQYRVDGAQPFFTISNLDEVWVMANVFESDIPKIQTGYDANVSVIAYKDKVFTGKVDRIFSMLDPQSRVMKVRIRIPNKDYLLKPEMFAQINIEYNEGKEQLPSIPAQAVIFDKNKNYVMVYKDKCNIETREVELYKTIGNTTYIKSGLQAGEKVIAQYQLLVYDALND, encoded by the coding sequence ATGAAATCGATGTTTATATACCTGCTGGGCGCTATCCTGCTGTTGCAAGGAGCCTCTTGCCGGGAAAGTGAAGCAACACCTGCTGCTAATAATACGTTCTGCCTGACTGATACTTTAGCCAAGAAGATACAGCTTGCGACAGTCATTTCTGACACGGTAAAGAATGAGATCGCCCTCTCGGGCAAGATCAGCGCCAATGAAGATAAGTGGATCAAGGTATTCCCTGTGGTAGGCGGTATTGTGGAATCGCTGAAGGTGCAATTGGGTGATTATGTAACGAAGGGACAGGTGCTGGCAGTGATACGCAGCAGCGAGATCGCGGATTACCAGGGGCAGTTGTCGTACGCGGAATCGAATGTGAAGATGGCGGAGAAGACACTGGCCTCCAATAAGGATATGTTTACTGCCGGGCTGGCCACGGAAAAGGATGTAGTAGCGGCTGAAACAGAGCTGGAGAAAGCAAAGGCCGACCTGAAACGCGTGCGCGAAACGAATGCAATTTATGGCGCCAGGGGCAATGCCTTGCAAACGATCACCGCCCCTGTATCAGGCTTTGTGGTGGAGAAGAATGTAACGGATCAGATGCAATACCGGGTGGATGGGGCACAGCCTTTTTTTACGATCTCGAACCTGGATGAAGTATGGGTAATGGCCAATGTGTTTGAAAGCGATATTCCCAAGATACAGACAGGCTATGATGCCAATGTATCGGTGATCGCTTATAAGGACAAGGTGTTTACCGGTAAGGTAGACAGGATCTTTTCGATGCTGGACCCGCAGAGCCGGGTGATGAAGGTGCGAATACGGATACCGAATAAGGATTATTTGCTGAAGCCGGAGATGTTTGCCCAGATCAATATTGAGTATAATGAAGGGAAGGAACAATTGCCCTCCATACCGGCACAGGCGGTGATCTTCGATAAGAATAAGAATTATGTGATGGTGTACAAAGACAAATGCAATATAGAAACCCGGGAAGTGGAATTGTACAAGACGATCGGCAATACCACGTATATCAAAAGCGGGTTGCAGGCCGGGGAAAAGGTGATTGCGCAATACCAGTTGCTGGTGTATGATGCGCTGAATGATTAG
- a CDS encoding TolC family protein: MTRRYILFRHRMVVIAVLLTGLATQAQDTLRITLQEAEQQFLQNNLSLLAAKYDMSIAQAQIIQAKLYNNPTLSVNGNIYNPDQHKVFDISNKTGQYDIQLQQLIILAGKRNKQIKLTTTNASIAEYNFYDLLRTLRFSLRSNYYGMLHLQQSRSAYALQINTLQQLSNAYGELQAKGVVTLKDAVRIKSLLYTLQAEQANLQNQLNDLEAALQLLLRDNKHYYQPTDTAGTTENLQAYPLQALVDSAYHNRYDLKVADAQTVYSQQNYQLQKALRTPDVTLGAEFDKRGSFVTNATFLSAAIDLPFFNRNQGNIKAAKTQVDQSKVQYTQQQLTVENDVQKAYMKALNTDRMLRSFDPTFREEFNKLLQGITENFQKKNISLLEFTDFYESWKDNILQLNQLRNDRDQALEALNFAVGKTLFN, translated from the coding sequence ATGACCAGAAGGTATATTCTGTTCAGGCATCGCATGGTAGTGATTGCTGTATTACTGACCGGCCTTGCAACCCAGGCTCAGGATACGTTGCGTATTACCCTGCAAGAAGCTGAGCAACAATTTTTACAAAACAACCTGTCGCTACTGGCAGCGAAGTATGATATGAGTATTGCCCAGGCACAGATCATCCAGGCAAAACTGTATAATAACCCGACGTTATCTGTAAATGGCAATATTTATAATCCCGACCAGCATAAGGTTTTTGATATTTCCAACAAAACCGGACAATATGATATCCAGCTCCAGCAATTGATCATACTGGCCGGCAAGCGCAATAAGCAGATCAAGCTGACCACCACGAATGCCAGCATAGCCGAGTATAATTTTTATGACCTGCTGCGCACCCTGCGTTTTTCTTTGCGGAGCAATTATTATGGCATGCTGCACCTGCAGCAGTCGCGCTCTGCTTACGCACTACAGATCAATACCCTGCAACAATTGAGCAATGCGTATGGCGAGTTGCAGGCGAAAGGCGTGGTTACGCTCAAGGATGCTGTACGCATTAAGTCATTGCTGTATACCCTGCAGGCCGAACAGGCGAACCTGCAAAACCAGTTGAACGACCTGGAAGCAGCGCTGCAGTTGTTGCTGCGCGACAATAAGCATTATTACCAGCCCACAGACACAGCAGGCACCACAGAAAATCTACAAGCATATCCCCTACAGGCATTGGTAGACAGCGCTTATCATAACCGCTATGACCTGAAAGTGGCCGACGCCCAAACGGTGTACAGCCAGCAGAATTACCAGTTGCAGAAAGCCCTGCGCACGCCCGACGTTACTTTGGGCGCTGAGTTTGACAAGCGGGGAAGTTTTGTAACGAATGCTACTTTCCTGAGCGCCGCTATTGACCTTCCTTTCTTCAACCGTAACCAGGGCAATATTAAAGCCGCCAAAACGCAGGTGGACCAAAGCAAGGTTCAATATACGCAACAGCAATTAACGGTAGAGAATGATGTACAGAAAGCTTATATGAAGGCCCTGAATACCGACAGGATGCTTCGCTCGTTTGATCCTACTTTCAGAGAAGAATTCAATAAGCTGCTGCAAGGCATTACTGAGAATTTCCAGAAGAAGAATATCAGCCTGCTGGAGTTTACGGATTTCTATGAATCCTGGAAGGACAATATCCTGCAACTGAACCAGCTCAGGAATGACAGAGACCAGGCGTTAGAGGCCCTGAATTTCGCCGTAGGCAAAACCCTTTTCAATTAA
- a CDS encoding glycoside hydrolase family 2 TIM barrel-domain containing protein, translating to MINLHTTAQQTIVHYLSGTDKDHTVAWDFFCTKGRNSGKWTTIPVPSCWELQGFGHYDYGRVKLAEQSDEVGKYRYRFKAAKEWKGQQVNIVFEGSMTDTEVKINGKLTGKMHQGAFYRFTYDISGLLKYGASNLLEVQVSKKSANHSVNLAERDADFWIFGGIFRPVYLEIKPVTHIERVAIDAQADGKFTMQVFTQHEGNDYRVEAAISKVNSPQVLKTIDRAMWGDVDSMALLTGQLENIDLWSPEFPNLYKVVVALKNKQGNAIHTIEQKFGFRTAELRPHDGFYLNNKKVLFKGVNRHSFWPESGRTLSKAISIEDVTLMKDMNMNAVRMSHYPPDQHFLDVCDSMGLMVIDELTGWQKMYDDTTARRLVKELVIRDVNHASIMLWANGNEGGFNRTVDGDYHWYDPQKRHVIHPWEKFNHTDTKHYPDYNYMVNASLYEKEVFFPTEFMHGLYDGGHGAGLDDFWNLITQMPRAAGGFLWVLADEGVVRRDKNDSIDTYTNNAPDGIVGPYHQKEGSYYTIKEIWSPVYMGLQTIEPSFNGLVPVENRFLFTNLDQCSFQWKLMQAGKTAMTTIATGKPATLSLKPGERGMMDLQLPATWATADALYLTATDPHGKEIFTYSWPVHHGTTPTSSGQTSNTTAVQAKEEGNTLIVQQGNYAVYFDKSTGYLTQIVKGDEVLSLSGGPVLAGLEQQLADFTHKKVGDDYIVQAAYKGKDNWMNATWTFSPGKLVKLEYSFSQRGEAEFMGITFNYPEEKIKGMRWLGRGPYRVWKNRLKGLQWGVWEKAYNNTITGERGWQYPEFKGNHAEVKWVTVQTGEFPFTVYAESDNLFFQMLKPESPHGAYNNNTTVNYPAGNIGFLNAIQPIGTKFQSASVMGPQSQKNVQLNAPYTGVLWFEF from the coding sequence ATGATCAATTTGCACACCACCGCACAGCAAACCATCGTTCACTATCTATCTGGTACCGATAAAGACCATACCGTGGCCTGGGATTTCTTTTGTACCAAAGGGCGCAACAGTGGTAAGTGGACCACCATTCCCGTACCTTCCTGCTGGGAACTGCAGGGCTTTGGTCATTACGATTATGGCCGGGTAAAACTGGCCGAGCAGTCAGATGAAGTGGGTAAATACCGTTACCGCTTTAAGGCCGCTAAAGAATGGAAGGGACAACAAGTGAACATCGTCTTCGAAGGTTCCATGACCGATACAGAAGTAAAGATCAATGGTAAGCTGACCGGTAAAATGCACCAGGGCGCTTTTTACCGCTTTACCTACGACATCAGTGGGTTGTTAAAATATGGCGCTTCCAACCTGCTGGAAGTGCAGGTAAGTAAAAAATCGGCCAATCATTCCGTCAACCTGGCCGAACGCGATGCCGACTTCTGGATATTTGGCGGCATCTTCCGCCCGGTATACCTCGAAATAAAACCTGTTACGCATATTGAAAGGGTAGCCATTGATGCGCAGGCCGATGGAAAATTCACCATGCAGGTCTTCACACAACACGAAGGAAATGATTACCGGGTGGAAGCAGCCATAAGCAAAGTGAACAGCCCGCAGGTGCTCAAAACGATTGATAGGGCCATGTGGGGAGATGTTGACTCAATGGCTCTTTTAACCGGGCAATTAGAGAATATTGATCTATGGAGCCCGGAATTCCCCAACCTGTACAAAGTAGTGGTGGCGTTAAAAAATAAACAGGGCAACGCAATACATACCATTGAACAGAAATTCGGGTTCAGGACAGCAGAACTGCGCCCCCATGATGGCTTCTACCTCAACAACAAAAAAGTCTTGTTCAAAGGTGTGAACCGGCACAGCTTCTGGCCCGAAAGCGGCCGCACGCTCAGTAAGGCCATCAGCATAGAAGATGTGACGCTCATGAAAGACATGAACATGAATGCCGTCCGCATGTCGCACTATCCGCCCGATCAGCATTTCCTCGATGTGTGCGATTCCATGGGGCTCATGGTCATTGATGAGCTCACAGGCTGGCAAAAAATGTACGATGATACCACGGCCCGCCGGCTGGTCAAAGAACTGGTGATTCGTGATGTGAACCATGCCAGCATTATGTTATGGGCCAATGGCAATGAAGGAGGCTTCAACCGTACCGTGGATGGCGATTACCATTGGTACGATCCGCAAAAGCGGCATGTCATTCACCCCTGGGAAAAATTCAACCACACCGATACCAAACACTATCCCGATTACAACTACATGGTCAATGCTTCACTCTATGAAAAAGAAGTATTCTTCCCCACGGAGTTCATGCACGGCCTCTATGACGGCGGGCATGGCGCCGGGCTCGATGACTTCTGGAACCTCATCACGCAGATGCCCCGGGCGGCAGGTGGCTTCTTGTGGGTATTGGCCGATGAAGGGGTGGTGCGCCGGGATAAAAATGACAGCATTGATACTTATACCAACAATGCACCTGATGGCATCGTAGGGCCGTATCACCAGAAAGAAGGCAGCTACTACACCATCAAAGAAATATGGTCGCCGGTATACATGGGGCTGCAAACAATAGAGCCATCATTCAATGGACTCGTGCCGGTAGAGAACAGGTTCCTGTTTACCAACCTTGATCAATGTTCTTTCCAATGGAAACTCATGCAGGCGGGTAAAACGGCTATGACAACCATAGCCACCGGTAAACCTGCCACACTTTCCTTGAAACCCGGAGAGCGCGGCATGATGGACCTGCAACTGCCGGCTACCTGGGCCACAGCCGATGCGTTATACCTCACAGCAACAGATCCCCACGGCAAAGAAATATTTACCTATAGCTGGCCGGTTCACCACGGCACAACTCCTACATCTTCAGGGCAGACAAGCAATACAACCGCTGTGCAGGCCAAAGAAGAAGGCAATACACTCATCGTACAGCAGGGCAACTACGCTGTTTACTTTGATAAATCCACCGGCTATCTTACTCAAATAGTGAAAGGCGATGAGGTGCTTTCTTTATCCGGAGGTCCGGTATTGGCCGGGTTGGAGCAGCAGCTAGCTGACTTTACCCATAAAAAAGTGGGGGATGATTATATAGTGCAAGCTGCTTACAAAGGGAAAGACAACTGGATGAATGCCACCTGGACCTTCAGTCCCGGTAAACTGGTAAAACTGGAATACAGCTTTTCACAAAGAGGTGAAGCCGAATTTATGGGCATCACCTTCAACTATCCCGAAGAAAAGATAAAAGGCATGCGCTGGCTGGGCAGGGGACCTTATCGCGTATGGAAAAACAGGCTCAAAGGCTTGCAGTGGGGTGTATGGGAAAAGGCGTACAACAATACCATTACAGGTGAGCGTGGCTGGCAGTACCCGGAATTCAAGGGCAACCATGCTGAAGTAAAATGGGTCACGGTACAAACCGGTGAATTTCCTTTTACCGTATATGCGGAAAGTGACAACCTCTTTTTCCAGATGCTCAAACCCGAAAGCCCCCACGGCGCTTACAACAACAATACAACCGTCAATTACCCGGCGGGCAACATTGGTTTCCTCAATGCCATACAGCCCATCGGCACCAAATTCCAGTCCGCCTCCGTTATGGGTCCGCAAAGCCAGAAAAACGTCCAGCTCAATGCACCCTATACCGGCGTCCTGTGGTTTGAGTTTTAA
- a CDS encoding polysaccharide deacetylase family protein encodes MKTFFLIACLLCTSCMQYAQNTTAWKNKKCAVALTYDDALNIHLDKVIPALDSVGFKGTFYLIGSSDAFTKRIPEWRKAAAKGHELGNHTMFHPCYGKRPGREWVPADYDLNIYTMRRMTDEIKMNSALLEATDGKTKRTLACPCGDTKVGDSSYLYKVKNNFVAMRDGTPDANDVNGFGAVTIQWMGPNGHSGEQLIAAVKQAMESNALLIFVFHGVGGEHTLNVSLQAHSELLQFLRQNQSQVWVAPFIEIAEHIKGRK; translated from the coding sequence ATGAAAACCTTCTTCCTGATTGCCTGTCTGCTGTGTACAAGTTGTATGCAGTATGCCCAGAACACAACTGCCTGGAAAAACAAAAAATGTGCAGTAGCGCTCACCTACGACGACGCCCTGAACATCCACCTCGATAAAGTCATTCCGGCATTGGATTCTGTTGGATTTAAAGGTACCTTCTACCTCATCGGTTCTTCCGATGCGTTTACAAAACGTATTCCCGAATGGCGGAAGGCCGCCGCCAAAGGCCATGAGTTGGGTAATCATACCATGTTCCATCCCTGCTATGGAAAACGGCCCGGCCGGGAATGGGTGCCGGCCGATTACGACCTCAACATATATACCATGCGGCGAATGACAGATGAAATAAAAATGAACAGCGCCTTGCTCGAAGCAACGGATGGCAAAACAAAAAGGACCCTCGCCTGTCCCTGTGGCGATACCAAAGTGGGCGATTCTTCTTACCTGTATAAAGTAAAAAATAACTTCGTGGCCATGCGGGACGGTACACCCGATGCCAATGACGTAAATGGATTTGGCGCAGTGACCATTCAATGGATGGGTCCAAATGGGCATTCAGGGGAGCAGCTCATTGCTGCGGTGAAACAGGCTATGGAAAGCAACGCCCTGCTCATCTTTGTATTTCATGGCGTAGGAGGGGAACATACCCTCAACGTATCCTTACAGGCACACAGTGAACTACTGCAATTCCTCAGGCAAAATCAATCGCAGGTTTGGGTAGCGCCTTTTATCGAAATAGCGGAACACATAAAAGGAAGGAAATAG
- a CDS encoding S41 family peptidase, producing the protein MTTLKSIPLLLIFPIVFFINDSVLAQEQPLQLTSAQAIEDFNWLRFSLEYVHPRLYKYDSKIAVDARFDSVRAQVNNGISGLDFLALVRQVNASVRCGHLYTIPQGQLEKEVLSKKVLPFQIKVLEDSIYVLHDCSNASIRNGSSILSINGVQSKKILTSILPGIASDGYIQTRKLRLMERYIYYPFQGFDLYYHLHVDRSDVFKIEYLEYGTGKKKSVTIPGISIEERSKLLLKKYRIDSQAWFKTPSPSLAINEQKNYALLTVSRSFYNKAIDPDFSSFLDSTFYALKSKKIDNLIIDLRNNEGGSEQQQMELMSYLYDQPFRLYQHIYLSHLDFRPLRQVIIERDTSNLLFNNDDSYMRKINDHLWINNYEYSDNLMLKPPKANVFKGKLYVLMNGTCFSSAADLVADLKKTTTAVFIGEETGGTYEGPTGGDAIVIQLPNSKIMVRISPNIQLGYMYQIHPVGRGVLPTHPIKYTIKDVVENVDLEMELAKALIQKSK; encoded by the coding sequence ATGACAACCCTGAAAAGTATACCCCTCCTTTTGATCTTTCCTATTGTTTTCTTTATTAACGACAGTGTTCTTGCACAAGAACAGCCTTTACAATTGACCAGCGCACAGGCCATTGAAGATTTTAACTGGTTAAGGTTTTCGCTGGAGTATGTTCATCCCAGGTTGTATAAATATGACAGCAAGATAGCTGTGGATGCCAGGTTTGACAGTGTGCGGGCACAAGTTAATAACGGCATTTCCGGATTGGATTTTCTCGCGCTGGTACGCCAGGTAAATGCAAGCGTTAGGTGTGGTCATTTATATACTATTCCACAGGGACAACTGGAAAAAGAAGTTTTATCAAAAAAGGTATTACCGTTTCAGATCAAGGTCCTGGAGGACAGCATTTATGTTTTACATGATTGCAGCAACGCTTCGATCCGCAACGGATCCAGCATTTTATCCATCAATGGCGTACAAAGCAAAAAGATACTTACCTCCATCTTGCCGGGGATTGCTTCAGATGGGTATATCCAAACCAGAAAACTCCGATTAATGGAAAGGTATATTTATTATCCCTTTCAAGGTTTTGATCTATACTATCATCTTCATGTTGACAGAAGCGATGTTTTTAAGATCGAATACCTGGAATATGGGACGGGCAAAAAGAAATCAGTCACCATTCCGGGCATTTCAATAGAAGAACGTAGTAAGTTATTATTAAAGAAATACAGGATTGACAGCCAGGCATGGTTTAAAACGCCTTCTCCCTCACTGGCAATAAATGAACAAAAGAATTATGCCTTGTTAACCGTTTCCCGCTCTTTTTACAATAAGGCTATTGATCCTGATTTTAGCTCTTTTTTAGACTCCACCTTTTATGCTTTGAAAAGTAAGAAGATTGACAACCTGATTATCGATCTCAGAAATAATGAAGGCGGCAGCGAACAACAGCAAATGGAGCTAATGTCTTATTTATATGATCAACCCTTCAGGCTTTATCAGCACATTTATTTAAGCCATTTGGATTTCAGGCCACTCAGGCAAGTCATTATAGAGCGGGACACTTCGAACCTGTTATTCAACAATGATGATTCCTATATGAGAAAAATAAATGACCATTTATGGATCAATAATTACGAATATAGCGATAACCTTATGCTAAAGCCCCCAAAGGCCAATGTTTTCAAGGGTAAACTGTATGTATTGATGAATGGTACTTGTTTCTCAAGCGCTGCAGACCTGGTGGCTGATCTTAAAAAAACTACTACTGCTGTATTTATAGGAGAGGAAACCGGCGGCACCTACGAAGGACCAACGGGAGGGGACGCCATCGTAATACAATTGCCTAACAGCAAGATAATGGTCCGGATCAGCCCGAACATACAGCTTGGCTATATGTATCAAATACATCCTGTTGGCCGGGGCGTTCTTCCAACCCACCCGATTAAATATACGATTAAGGATGTTGTGGAAAATGTTGACCTGGAAATGGAACTGGCTAAGGCGTTGATCCAAAAAAGCAAGTGA